GGTCCTCACGGGCCTGGGTCAGCACGGAGATCGTCACGTCGTCCGGGATCGCGCCCTCCTCGATGATCGAGCGCACGAAGGCGAAGTCCATCTCGCCGGAGGAGGGGAAGCCGACCTCGATCTCCTTGTAGCCGAGCCGGACGAGCAGGTCGAACATCTCGCGCTTGCGGGCCGGCGACATCGGGTCGATCAGGGCCTGGTTGCCGTCCCGCAGGTCGGTGGAGAGCCACCGCGGGGCCTTGGTGATCCGCCGGTCGGGCCAGGTGCGGTCCGGGATGTCCACGGCCTCGTACGGGCCGTACTTGTGGATCGGCATGCCGGACGGCTTCTGGGTGTGCGTGGCGTTGGTGATCGGCGTGGGACGGCCGTTCCACTGCGACTGTGACATGGCGTCGGGCTCCTCGGGGTCCTGCGGGCTGGGGTCCCCCGACGCCCTGGGGGCGGTGGGGGAGGCCGACTGTCAACGCAGCACCAGACTCCGCGGGGAGGGGGTCGGCCTACGACTACAGGCCCTCGCCGCGGCAGCTAAGAAGAAGCAGCCCGAAACGCATGATGCGGACGAGCCTAGCGGAGCTTCGGCGCGGGCGCCGGTCCCGTTTCAGTATGCGGGACGACCGACGAGTAACGGTCATATGTGATAGATCACTCTAATTCACTCATCATCGTTGCATTCAGCGACAACCAGGCGGCACAGTGCCACATTGCCGGACATGGACTCCTCCACACCGGTCTTCTGCGGCATCGTGCCGCCCCACCTGCTCGACAGGCTCGCCCGGGCCGGCGACCCGGCCGTCGCCGCCGCGGCCCGCCGCACCCTGGTGGCGGACGCCGCGCACCGCACCGGCCGCCGCCTCACCACCGTCACCGGCGCCCCTCCCCCGGCCCGGGCAGTCGTCCCCGGCCCGCAGCGCACCCTGTACGACGCCGGGAACGGGACCGTGCTGCCCGGCACGCGGGTGCGCTCCGAGGGCGACGAGCCCGTCCGGGACGCCACCGTCAACCGCGCGTACGCCGGCCTCGGCGCGACGTTCGAGCTGCTGTTGACGGCGTACGGCCACGACTCGATCGACGGCGCGGGGCTGCCGCTCGACGCGACCGTGCACTACGGCGAGGACTACGGCAACGCGTTCTGGAACGGCGAGCAGATGGTGTTCGGCGACGGTGACGGCGAGATCTTCCTCGACTTCACCGGGCCGGTCGACGTGATCGCCCACGAACTGGCGCACGGCTTCACCCAGTACTCGGCGAACCTCAGCTACTTCGGCCAGCCCGGCGCCCTGAACGAGTCGGTGTCGGACGTCTTCGGCTCCCTGGTGAAGCAGTACACGCTCGGCCAGAGCGCGGACCGGGCCGACTGGCTCATCGGGGCCGGGCTGCTGGCCCCCGGGGTCGGCGGGGTGGCGCTGCGGTCGATGAAGGCGCCGGGCACGGCGTACGACGACGACGTCCTCGGCAAGGACCCCCAGCCCGCGACGATGGCCGGCTACGTCCGCACGGGCCGGGACAACGGCGGCGTCCACATCAACTCGGGCATCCCCAACCACGCCTTCCACCTGCTCGCCGTCCGGCTGGGCGGGAAGGCGTGGGAGCGGGCCGGCCGGATCTGGTACGACACGCTGACCTCGGGGCGGCTGCCGGTCGACGCGTCGTTCTCCGACTTCGCCGGGGAGACGGTCGCGGCGGCCACGGCGCGCTACGGGAGGGGCGAGGAGCGCGAGGCGGTGCTGAAGGCGTGGTCCCAGGTCGGTGTGGCTGCCAACTGACCCCGGTCCGTACTAGACAGGGGTCATGCGCATCCAGGTACGACGTACGGGCGGGTTCGCCGGCATCGAGCGGGTCCGCGAGGTCGACACCTCGGGGCTGCCCGACGCCCGGGAGTGGCACACCCTGGCCGAGCAGGCGGTGCGCGACGGCAGCGGCACCCCGCCGGTGGGGGTGCCGGACGGCTTCCAGTACCGGCTCACGGTCGACGGCACGACGGTGTACTGCGCGGATCCGCGGCTGTCCGAGGCGCAGCGGAAGCTGATCACCCGGCTGCTGAAGGAAGGCGCCTGAGGACGAAGGTGGAACCGCGGCCCGGCGGGGGGCGGACCCGGCGCCGGGGCAGGAGCCGACGGGGGCCGGGGCGGGCCGGACCGGTGGGGGCGGCCCCGGCGCCGGGGCGGGGCCGGACCGGCGGGGGCCCGGCGGCCCCCCGTACTGGGGCGCCGGCGGCGCTCCGGTCAGAAGCCCAGCCTGCGCAGCTGCTTCGGGTCCCGCTGCCAGTCCTTGGCGACCTTGACGTGAAGATCGAGGAAGACCGGCGTGCCCAGCAGCGCCTCGATGTGCTTGCGGGACTTGGTGCCGACCTCCTTGAGGCGGCTTCCCTTCGGGCCGATGACGATGCCCTTCTGGCTGGGGCGCTCGATGTAGACGTTGGCGTGGATGTCGAGGAGCGGCCGGTCCGCCGGGCGTCCCTCGCGCGGCAGCATCTCCTCGACCACGACCGCGATCGAGTGCGGCAGCTCGTCCCGTACGCCCTCCAGCGCCGCCTCGCGGATCAGCTCGGCGACCATGACCTGCTCCGGCTCGTCCGTGAGGTCGCCCTCCGGGTAGAGCGGGGGGCTCTCGGGGAGCAGCGGGACGAGGAGGTCGCCGAGGAGAGCGACCTGCCTGCCGCCCACGGCCGACACCGGCACGATCTCCGCCCACTCGATGCCGAGCTCGCTGCCGAGGCGGTCGACGGCGATGAGCTGCTCGGCCAGGGTCTTGGAGTCGACCAGGTCGGTCTTGGTGACGATCGCGACCTTGGGGGTCTTCTTGATCCCGGCCAGCTCCTTGGCGATGAAGCGGTCGCCGGGGCCGATCTTCTGGTCGGCGGGCAGGCAGAAGCCGATCACGTCGACCTCGGCCCAGGTGGTGCGCACGACGTCGTTCAGCCGCTCGCCGAGCAGGGTGCGCGGCTTGTGCAGACCGGGGGTGTCCACGAGGACGAGCTGGGCGTTCAGGTCGGGCCGGTGGACGATGCCGCGGACGGTGTGGCGGGTGGTCTGGGGCCGGTTGGAGGTGATGGCCACCTTCTGGCCCACCAGAGCGTTCGTGAGGGTGGACTTGCCCGCGTTGGGGCGGCCGACGAAGCAGGCGAAGCCGGCGCGGTGCGGGGCCTCGGATCCGGGGGTGTGAACGCTCATGCGGGCCATTCTCCCCGATCCGCGGGGCGGCCACGTACCACGTGCCCGGCAGGGCGGGCCCGGACGTCCGCCGGCAGGGAGCGCCCCGGGGCCCGGTGGGACGGGCGACCCGGGGGCCCGGCCCCGCGGCCGTGCCGGCGGCGACGGCAGGCGGGGCGGGGAGGCAGCCGGGCGTCAGCCTTCCCGCGCGGCCCGGCGCCGGGCCCGGAGCCACAGCAGCGCCCCGGCACCGGCCGCGGCCAGGACGGCCGTGACCAGCCAGGGCACGGCGAGGAAGGACACCGCGCCGGATCCGCGGGCGTCGCCCGCACTCGCCGTGAGGGTCACCTCGCCCCAGTCGAGCTGGGGGGCTCCGGCCCAGCTCGCGGTGAGCCGGATCTTCTGCCGGGGCAGCAGTTCGCCGGGGACGCCGGTCAGGTCCCGGGCCAGCAGCGTGCGGCCGAAGAGGCCCTCTGCGCGCAGGGCGACCTTCGGGTTGAGGGTGACGTTGCCGCGGTTGTGCAGCGTGTAGGAGATCAGGGCGCTGCTGTCTCCGGTACCGGGCACCAGGGGTGTGTCCGGGCTGTAGCGGACGTCCTCGACGGCGAGCGCGGGTACGGCCGGGCCGTTCACCCGGAGATGGACCCGGGCGCCGACGGCCCGCCGGATGCCGACGCCCACGGCTCCCCCGGCCCCGGGGGCGACGCGTTCGTCGAGGGCGACCAGCGCACCCGGGTGGTCACCGGGCTCGGCGTCCTCGGGGACGGTCAGGGTGTACGGGACGGTGACCGAGGAGCGGGCGGGCACGGTCACCCGGGTGCGGTCCGGCTCCGCCCAGGCGCCGACACCGCGCTGCCTCTCCTCGCGGGTGCGGACGGCGAAACCCCCGTCCCTGGGGGTGTTGTGGGCGTCCGCCGCGTACAGCAGGAACGTCATCGGCACGGTGGTCTTGTTGGTCACGGTGACGCTGTCGTTGAGCGTGGTGCCGGGGTCGGCGGAGAGGTAGAAGTACGGGCGGCGGCCGGGTCCGGAGGCCGTGGGCTCGACGGACCACTCGCCGTTGTCGGCGGCGTACGCGGCCGGGACGGCGTACAGGGACGCGGCCAGCGCGAGGAGAGCCGCGAGCAGCGGGAGGAGGGGCGCGGGCAGCGGGAGGTGCGCGGGCAGTCTTCGCACTGAGGCGGTTCCCCCGGATCGGGGCGGGCCGACCGGGTGCGCGCCCGGCCCGCCGTGCGTGTCAGGTGAGGGTGAGGGTCAGTACGCCGGAGTAGGCGCCGGGGGCGGTGAACGCCGGCACGTCCAGCGACACCTTCGCCCCCGCGGTGAACTCGCCGCCGGTGAGGGCCGCGTTCGGGGTGGACGCCAGGGTGGCTCCGGCGGTGCCGACGGCTCCCGCGGAGCCCGCCGCGCAGGTGCTGGGGCTGCCTGCCTTGGTGGTGCAGGCTGGGGTCCAGCTCAGCCGTCCGGCATCGATCTTCCCGCCGGGGCCGGTGAAGTCGGTGACCTTGCCGGTCAGGGACCAGCCCGCGGGCCCGCCGCGGAAGTCCTTGACGGTCACCGTGTGGAGGTCGCCGGTGGCGGCGCCGCCCTTGCCGAAGTCGACGGACGTCAGCTGGACGGTGTCACCGGCCTGGGTCATGGACAGGGTGCCGGCCGCGATCGCGGTGGTGAGCTTCTGGCTGTTCGCGGGGACGGGGCTGTCGTCGACGACGGTGTACGCCGCGGGGCCCGCACCCTTGTCGTCGCTCCAGGCGGTGCCCTCGTAGGCGACGACTCCGGTGGTGGCCTTGTCGGCGACCGTCAGCTGTGCGGAGAAGGTGCCCGTCGCGCTCGCCTTGACGGTGACCCTGTCCGCGGTCTCGGCCGCGCCGGCGCGGCCGGCGACGGTGATGTCGGCGAGCGGGGTGAACTTGGCGCCGGTGACGGCCACCGTGTCGCCCGGTCCGCCGGAGGCCGTGCCGAGTTGGATGGACCGCTCGTTGGCGCCGGGCTGCTCGGTGGCGACGATCGTCCGCGAGACGGGCGCGGGCGGGTTCGTCACCGTGCAGGGGGTGTCCAGCTCCATGATGTAGCTGGTGTGGATGTTGTAGTCGCCCGGGGAGAGGGTGATCGAGCCGGGCGCGGTGACCGTGAAGGTGCCGGTCATGGAGAACGCCGGGAAGGGTGCCTTGCCGGGGACGGGCGGGTTCTTCTTCGGCCCGGCGACGGTGACGCTGCCGGGCTGGGCGCCGCCGAGGGTCACCTTGCCGGTCGGGGTCATGATGTCGGCGGGCAGCGCGAGGTCGACCGGGTTTCCCGCGGCGGGCTTGGTGACCGTGTAGGTGACGGTGACCGTGTCGCCCACCCTGGGTGCGGCGTTGTCGACGGTGATCTCGCCCGTGGTCGTGCCGTTGATGGGCGGGATGCCGGAGATGGGCGGAGGGACGCAGCGCGTCGGGAAGTCGACCGCCTGGGCCGTTCCCATCTGGGCCGCGGCGGAGGGCGTGAGGAGCCCGCCGCCGGCGGCCACGAGCGCGCTCACCCCCAGCAGCGCCGCCCAGCGGCGTCTTCGTGGTGTGGATGGCAGGGATGCCATGCGCTTCCCCCTTCGCTCTGCCTCAACTGGGTGGCCGTCATTGACGGGGTGGGGGGAGGAGAAGTCAAGGGAATCAGGACACATCGACTGATGGCCCATCAGTTCGTGTCAGGGTCGGGGACGCCGCGGCCCGGGGACCGGCAGCCGGCGGGTCTGCGCGTCTCGTGGCCGGGAACTGCGGCGCGCGGGGAGCCCGGCGGCCCGGCACCCGGCCCGGCCGGCACGGGCGGCCGCGGTACGCGGCGGGGCCTGCGGCGCGCGGCGGGTCCTGCGCGCGCGGCCCCGCTGCGCGCAATCCGTGCGCGGCGAGGTGCCGGTGGCTCCGTCGCCAGGCCGGCCCCGGGCCGTTCGCGCGGCGGCGGGTGAGCAGGGCGGCCGCGCGCCGCCGGGGTTCGCGGTTGCCCGGCGCGCGCTCCGGTCACGGCGTGGAGCGGGGTGGGGAAGCGGAGGGGGCGAGCGTCGCATCCGGCCGCGGGCGGCCCGCGGCCGGACCGGCCGCCATGGGGACGCCGACGGCGAGGCAGACGATCGGCAGGGGTGCCGCCGCGCCCGCGCAGCGCGCGGCGGTGCGAGCCGCCGCCCGGCCGAACGGGCTGCGGCGGCCTGGAGGAGCGGGAAACACACCGGACCGGGCTGCCGGGCCGGTGACCGCCCGGCCGGTGACCGCCCGGCTGCCCCGTAGACCCGCTGGCCCGCTGCCCCGTAGACCCGCTGCCCCGTAGACCCGCTGGCCCGTAGACCCACTGGCCCACTGGCCCACGACTGGCTCGCTGGCCCACTGGCCCACTGGCCCACTGGCCCACTACTGGCTCGCTGCCCCACGGAGCCGCTGCCACACCGGCCCACTGACCCGTTGAGCGGGATGCGGCCGGTCGGCCGTTGCGCGACGTTCCGGCCCCAGGTGCCCGCGGGGGCGCGTCAGCCCGCCGGCTCGGTCGCCCGGAGCAGGCCGTCGGGGCCGGCGAGCAGCACCGGTGTGCCGGGGCCGCCGAGGTCCCGGACTGCGGCGCGGTCGGCGTCGGCGACCGTGTCGGCGTCGGTGACGACCGCCGCGGCCTCCAGGGACTTGGCGCCGCTGGCCACGGCCATCGCGACGGCCGTCTGAAGGGCGGTCAGCCGCAGCGACTCCAGCGCCACCGTGCCCGCGACGTACGTACGGCCCGTCTCGTCCCGCACCGCCGCGCCCTCGGGAACGCCGTTGCGCGCTCGGGCGCTGCGCGCCAGCGTGATGATCTTGCGGTCTTCGGGATCGAGTCCGGAGCTGTCAGTCATGGCACGAGCATAGTTCGCGGCACGGGCCCGCCCGGCGGGCGCCGGCCCCCGGGCGCATCGTGCCGGGTACAGCGGTGCCGGGCCGGGCGTGCGGCCGTCAGGGGCGGTCGAGGCGGAGCCGCTGCGCCTTCGGCAGGCCGGCGACGACGAGGTCGTAGGAGTCCTCGATGAGCTCCCGGACCATGCGGGCCGGGAGCTCCCCCACCGTGACGGTGTTCCAGTGGCGCTTGTTGAGGTGGTAGCCGGGGACGACCGCCGGGTGCTCCGCACGCAGCCGGACGGCTTCGTCCGGGTCGCACTTCAGCGACACCGTCAGCGGGGTGGCCGCCAGGTCGGACAGGGCGAACATCTTCCCGGCGACCTTGAAGACCGAGACCTCGGGGCCGAAGGGGAAGTCCTCCACCGCGGCGTTCTGCTCCAGGCAGAACTCCCTCAGCCGGCGGGGCGTCAGCGGGCCGCTCACGCCGGCTCCACCAGAACGGTGACGATCTTGTTCCGGCGGCCGGCGGGGGACTCGGCGGTCAGCCGCAGGGCGCGGCCGTCCGGGAGCTCGACCTGGACGCTGGCACCGGCGATCGGTACCCGGCCGAGGGACTTGGCCAGCAGTCCGCCGACGGTCTCCACGTCCTCGTCGTCGTAGGCGTCGAGGCCGAACAGCTCGCCGAGGTCCCCGATGTCGAGCCGGGCGGTGACGCGGTAGCGCGAGTCGCCGAGCTCCTGCACGGGCGGCAGTTCCCGGTCGTACTCGTCGGTGATCTCGCCGACGATCTCCTCGAGGATGTCCTCGATCGTGACGATCCCGGCCGTGCCGCCGTACTCGTCGATGACCACGGCGACGTGGTTGCGCTCCTGCTGCATCTCGCGCAGCAGATCGCCCGCGTTCTTGGTGTCGGGTACGAAGGCCGCCGGGCGCATCGCCGTGGAGATCAGCTCGGTCTCCGCGTCCCGGTTGATGTGCGTCTTGCGGACCAGGTCCTTCAGATACACGATCCCGACGACGTCGTCCTCGTTCTCCCCGGTGACCGGGATGCGGGAGAAGCCGGAGCGCAGGGCGAGGGTGAGCGCCTGGCGGATGGTCTTGTACCGCTCGATGGCGACGAGGTCCGTCCGCGGGACCATCACCTCCCGGACCAGGGTGTCGCCGAGCTCGAAGACGGAGTGCACCATCTTCCGCTCCTCGGCCTCGATCAGCGACTCCTGCTCGGCGAGGTCGACCATCGCGCGCAGCTCGGCCTCACTGGCGAAGGGGCCCTTGCGGAAGCCCTTGCCCGGGGTCAGCGCGTTGCCGATGAGGATGAGCAGCTGCGGGATCGGGCCCATGATCCGGGCCAGCGGGAGCAGGACGTACGCGGCCGCCGTCGCCGTGTTGAGCGGGTGCTGGCGGCCGATGGTGCGCGGGGAGACGCCGACGGCGACGTAGGAGACGAGGACCATCACACCGATGGCGACGGTCAGCGCCTGCCAGGTCTTGGCGAACTCCTGCAGGCAGGCGTAGGTGACCAGCGCCCCGGCGGCCATCTCGCAGGCGACGCGCACGAGCAGGGCGACGTTGAGGTAGCGGGTCGGGTCGGAGGCGACCTGGACGAGCCGGGCGGCGCCGCGCCGCCCGGAGCGCAGCGCCTCGGCGGCGCGGAAGCCGGAGACCCGGGCGATGCCGGCCTCGGCGCAGGCGGCGAGCCAGGCGACGACGACGAGGGCGACGGCGCCGACGACGAGCTGGACGCTCATGAGACGGTCGGCGCCGGGGACGGACCGGTCAGGCCCTTCTCCGCCCTCCAGCCGTCGACGATCGCCGCCTGCAGCCCGAACATCTCGGCGCGCTCGTCGGCCTCCTCGTGGTCGTACCCGAGCAGGTGCAGGACCCCGTGGACGGTGAGCAGCCGGAGCTCCTCGTCCATGGAGTGCCGGGTCGGCGCCTCCTCGCCCTGCTTCTTCGCCACCTCGGGGCAGAGCACGATGTCGCCGAGGAGCCCCTGGGGGGGCTCCTCGTCGTCCTTGACGGGCGGACGCAGTTCGTCCATGGGAAAGGACATGACATCCGTGGGGCCCGGCAGGTCCATCCACTGGATGTGCAGCTGCTCCATGGCCTCGGCGTCCACAACGATCACCGAGAGTTCGGAGAGCGGGTGGATGCGCATCCGCGCGAGGGCGTAGCGGGCGATGTCGAGGATCGCCTGCTCGTCGACCTCGATGCCGGACTCGTTGTTGACGTCGATCGACATGGTGCTGACCGGTTCACTTCCCGTTGCTGCCGTTGCGGCTGTCGTACTGCTCGTAGGCGTCGACGATACGGCCCACGAGCTTGTGCCGGACGACATCCCGCGATGTCAGCAGGGAGAAGTGCACGTCCGGGACGCCGTCCAGGATCTCCCGGACCTGGCGCAGACCGCTCTTGGTCCCGCCGGGCAGGTCGACCTGGGTGACGTCACCGGTGATCACGATCTTCGAGTCGAAGCCGAGGCGCGTCAGGAACATCTTCATCTGCTCGGGGTTCGTGTTCTGCGCCTCGTCGAGGATGATGAACGCGTCGTTGAGCGTACGGCCGCGCATGTACGCCAGCGGCGCCACCTCGATCGTGCCCGCGGCCATCAGACGCGGGATCGAATCCGGGTCGATCATGTCGTGCAGGGCGTCGTACAGCGGCCGCAGATACGGGTCGATCTTCTCGTAGAGCGTGCCGGGCAGGAAGCCCAGGCGCTCGCCCGCCTCGACCGCGGGCCGGGTGAGGATGATCCGGTTGACCTGCTTGGACTGCAGCGCCTGCACGGCCTTGGCCATCGCCAGGTACGTCTTGCCGGTACCGGCCGGGCCGATGCCGAACACGACCGTGTGCTTGTCGATGGCGTCGACGTAGCGCTTCTGGTTGAGCGTCTTGGGACGGATCGTGCGGCCCCGGCTGGACAGGATGTTCTGGGTGAGGACCTCGGAAGGGGTCTCGGGCGCCGTGCCTCCGTCTTCCTCGCGAAGCATGGCGATCGAGCGTTCCACGGCGTCCTCCGTCATCGGCTGCCCGGTGCGGAGCACCAGCATCATCTCGTCGAAGAGGCGCTGGACCAGTGCGACGTGCCGCTCGTCGCCGACCGCACTGATCACATTGCCGCGGACATGGATGTCCACGGCCGGGAACGCCTTCTCGATCACGCGCAGCAGGGAGTCACCTGAACCGAGCACGGTCACCATCGGGTGCTTCGCGGGGACGGTGAAGTGGGCTCGTGCCTGCCCCGGCGCGAGGGTCTGGTCTGTGGGTGTCTGAGTCATGGGCCGGCCCTCTGGCCTGCGCGTACCTCCCGTTTCAGGGTTCTCGCTGCTCGACAACCTCTGGGATACCAGCGTACGACCCCGCACGGACAGTCCCTAAGTGCTTTTCCGCACCGCCGGAGAACCGCGTCCCGTTCTCCCAGGGGACCGGGGGCGGGCAGGGGGAGCAGGGGGAGCGGAGCGAGCGGAGCAGTGCGGGACGGGACGGTCAGGACGGACGGTACGGACGGTACGGACGGGACCGGCGAGACGGCCGGGACGGGCAGGACGGGCGGGACCGACGAGACGGGCGAGGTGGGCGGGACCGGCGGGAAGTTCGGGCCGGGGCTCCGGCGCCGTCAGACCGGCCGCCGGAAGCCGATCGTCGGGAGCGCGCGGCGCAGCGGCCAGGGGCGGTCGGGCGCGGGAACCAGCCCGGCCAGGAAGGAGTAGCGGGCGAGCGCCTCGGGGTCCTGGTCCTCACAGCCCTGCACGTACTGCCACCACGCCGCCACCTCGGTCCAGCCGGGCGCCGACAGCGAGCCGCCGAACTCCTGCACGGACAGCGCGGCGGTCAGTCCGGCGAAGGCGAGCCGGTCCGCGAGCGGCCAGCCGGCGAGGGTGCCGGTGACGAAGCCCGCCATGAAGACGTCTCCGGCTCCCGTGGGATCCAGCACCTCGACCCCGATCGCCGGGACCTCGGCCGCCTCGCCGGAGCCGCCGTCCACGGCGTAGGCGCCGTCGGCGCCGAGCGTGACGACCGCGAGCGGCACCTTCTCGGCCAGCGCCCGGGCGGCGGCGCGCGGGCAGTCGGTGCGGGTGTAGCGCATCGCCTCCTCGGCGTTGGGCAGGAACGCCTCGCACAGCTCCAGGTCGTGCAGGGCGCGCAGGTCCCAGCGGCCGGACTCGTCCCAGCCGACGTCGGCGAAGATCCGGGCGCCCCGGCCGGCCGCCTCCGCGATCCAGGGCTCGAGGCGGCCCGGCGCGAGGGAGGCCACGGCGGCGCGAGCCCGGGGAGCCGCCGCCGGGGCGGTCTCGCGCAGGGGGGCCTCGTGGCCGTGCGACACCATCGTGCGCTCGCCCTCGTACGCCATGGAGACCGTCACCGGGGAGTGCCAGCCGGGCACGGTCCGCGACTGGGACAGATCGATGCCCTCGCCCTGCTCCAGGGCGTCCCAGCAGTAGTCGCCGTAGAAGTCGTCACCGAAGGCCGCGGCGAGGGAGGTGCGCAGACCCAGCCGCGCCAGTGCGGTGGCCATGTTGGCGACGCCGCCCGGGCTCTGGCCCATCCCGCGTGCCCAGGTCTCGGTCCCGCGCACCGGAGCGGTGTCGAGCCCGGTGAAGACGATGTCGAGGAAGACGGTGCCGGTGAGGAACACGTCGTACGCCGGGTCCCCTCCGGTGCGCACGGCGGCCAACGGGTCGATGTGCGCGGTGTGTTGCTGCTGCTCTCCGTCGGTCGTGATCACGGTGGCTCCCGGATTGCCGTGCGCTGCGTGCAAAGAGCGGTCCGAATCATGACAGTGTGCCTGATCCGCGCCCGTGGGCAGCCCCTGCGCAGCACGCCCGCAGCCCTCACGCGGCACGCGCGCAGGACTCGCGCAGCCTTCACGCGGCACGTGCGCAGGACTCGCGCAGCCCTTGTGCAGGACTCGCGGAGAGCGTTCAGGGCCGGGGTCGGGGTCGACCGGGAGCGGACTTCGACCAGGGAAAACGCACTCTGCTACCCGATCACTCACACCGCAAACCACATGTGTCCCGCATCACAGCTTTCCGGCTTCTCCGGCGCCGGGAGTGCTTGATACAAATTGGCGCGCGTTCCCGTGCAGCAGACACCGGGCGCTCCTCCCTCCTCCTCGCCCGAGCGGCGCGGTGGATCCCCATGCCTTCAGCCCCTTGCTCCCGGGAACGCCCATGTCCTCGCGCCTGCGCGCCGCGTGGCCGCTCGTCGCCGTCTTCGCCGTCGGCTACCTCGCCTCCTACCTTCTCCCCACCGTCGTCGGCCGGCTCTCCGCCGGACTCGGCCTGGCTCCCGCCCAGGCCGGACTGGTCGGCTCCGTCCTGCTGTTGGCGTCCTCGGCCGCCGGCTTCGCGCTGGCGTCCCGGGTCGAGCGGTTCGGGCCGCGCCGGCTCGCCCGGACGGGCCTGGTCCTCGCCTTCGCGGGCTACGGTGCGGCGGCCGTCACGTCCGCGGTGCCCGTGGTCGTCATGGGCGTCACGGTGGGCGGCCTCGGCTCCGGCACGGCGACCGCGGTCGCCGCGGCGGGCATCGCCGCCCAGCGCGATCCGCACCGGGTGTCCGCACTCGGCCTGCTCTCGGTGTCGGCGACCGCC
The Streptomyces tirandamycinicus DNA segment above includes these coding regions:
- a CDS encoding WxL protein peptidoglycan domain-containing protein; translation: MRRLPAHLPLPAPLLPLLAALLALAASLYAVPAAYAADNGEWSVEPTASGPGRRPYFYLSADPGTTLNDSVTVTNKTTVPMTFLLYAADAHNTPRDGGFAVRTREERQRGVGAWAEPDRTRVTVPARSSVTVPYTLTVPEDAEPGDHPGALVALDERVAPGAGGAVGVGIRRAVGARVHLRVNGPAVPALAVEDVRYSPDTPLVPGTGDSSALISYTLHNRGNVTLNPKVALRAEGLFGRTLLARDLTGVPGELLPRQKIRLTASWAGAPQLDWGEVTLTASAGDARGSGAVSFLAVPWLVTAVLAAAGAGALLWLRARRRAAREG
- a CDS encoding PhoH family protein, with the protein product MTQTPTDQTLAPGQARAHFTVPAKHPMVTVLGSGDSLLRVIEKAFPAVDIHVRGNVISAVGDERHVALVQRLFDEMMLVLRTGQPMTEDAVERSIAMLREEDGGTAPETPSEVLTQNILSSRGRTIRPKTLNQKRYVDAIDKHTVVFGIGPAGTGKTYLAMAKAVQALQSKQVNRIILTRPAVEAGERLGFLPGTLYEKIDPYLRPLYDALHDMIDPDSIPRLMAAGTIEVAPLAYMRGRTLNDAFIILDEAQNTNPEQMKMFLTRLGFDSKIVITGDVTQVDLPGGTKSGLRQVREILDGVPDVHFSLLTSRDVVRHKLVGRIVDAYEQYDSRNGSNGK
- a CDS encoding cytidine deaminase, encoding MTDSSGLDPEDRKIITLARSARARNGVPEGAAVRDETGRTYVAGTVALESLRLTALQTAVAMAVASGAKSLEAAAVVTDADTVADADRAAVRDLGGPGTPVLLAGPDGLLRATEPAG
- the ybeY gene encoding rRNA maturation RNase YbeY; translated protein: MSIDVNNESGIEVDEQAILDIARYALARMRIHPLSELSVIVVDAEAMEQLHIQWMDLPGPTDVMSFPMDELRPPVKDDEEPPQGLLGDIVLCPEVAKKQGEEAPTRHSMDEELRLLTVHGVLHLLGYDHEEADERAEMFGLQAAIVDGWRAEKGLTGPSPAPTVS
- a CDS encoding beta-xylosidase: MASLPSTPRRRRWAALLGVSALVAAGGGLLTPSAAAQMGTAQAVDFPTRCVPPPISGIPPINGTTTGEITVDNAAPRVGDTVTVTYTVTKPAAGNPVDLALPADIMTPTGKVTLGGAQPGSVTVAGPKKNPPVPGKAPFPAFSMTGTFTVTAPGSITLSPGDYNIHTSYIMELDTPCTVTNPPAPVSRTIVATEQPGANERSIQLGTASGGPGDTVAVTGAKFTPLADITVAGRAGAAETADRVTVKASATGTFSAQLTVADKATTGVVAYEGTAWSDDKGAGPAAYTVVDDSPVPANSQKLTTAIAAGTLSMTQAGDTVQLTSVDFGKGGAATGDLHTVTVKDFRGGPAGWSLTGKVTDFTGPGGKIDAGRLSWTPACTTKAGSPSTCAAGSAGAVGTAGATLASTPNAALTGGEFTAGAKVSLDVPAFTAPGAYSGVLTLTLT
- a CDS encoding protealysin inhibitor emfourin, whose translation is MRIQVRRTGGFAGIERVREVDTSGLPDAREWHTLAEQAVRDGSGTPPVGVPDGFQYRLTVDGTTVYCADPRLSEAQRKLITRLLKEGA
- a CDS encoding MmcQ/YjbR family DNA-binding protein; translated protein: MTPRRLREFCLEQNAAVEDFPFGPEVSVFKVAGKMFALSDLAATPLTVSLKCDPDEAVRLRAEHPAVVPGYHLNKRHWNTVTVGELPARMVRELIEDSYDLVVAGLPKAQRLRLDRP
- a CDS encoding M4 family metallopeptidase, whose translation is MDSSTPVFCGIVPPHLLDRLARAGDPAVAAAARRTLVADAAHRTGRRLTTVTGAPPPARAVVPGPQRTLYDAGNGTVLPGTRVRSEGDEPVRDATVNRAYAGLGATFELLLTAYGHDSIDGAGLPLDATVHYGEDYGNAFWNGEQMVFGDGDGEIFLDFTGPVDVIAHELAHGFTQYSANLSYFGQPGALNESVSDVFGSLVKQYTLGQSADRADWLIGAGLLAPGVGGVALRSMKAPGTAYDDDVLGKDPQPATMAGYVRTGRDNGGVHINSGIPNHAFHLLAVRLGGKAWERAGRIWYDTLTSGRLPVDASFSDFAGETVAAATARYGRGEEREAVLKAWSQVGVAAN
- a CDS encoding hemolysin family protein, producing the protein MSVQLVVGAVALVVVAWLAACAEAGIARVSGFRAAEALRSGRRGAARLVQVASDPTRYLNVALLVRVACEMAAGALVTYACLQEFAKTWQALTVAIGVMVLVSYVAVGVSPRTIGRQHPLNTATAAAYVLLPLARIMGPIPQLLILIGNALTPGKGFRKGPFASEAELRAMVDLAEQESLIEAEERKMVHSVFELGDTLVREVMVPRTDLVAIERYKTIRQALTLALRSGFSRIPVTGENEDDVVGIVYLKDLVRKTHINRDAETELISTAMRPAAFVPDTKNAGDLLREMQQERNHVAVVIDEYGGTAGIVTIEDILEEIVGEITDEYDRELPPVQELGDSRYRVTARLDIGDLGELFGLDAYDDEDVETVGGLLAKSLGRVPIAGASVQVELPDGRALRLTAESPAGRRNKIVTVLVEPA
- the era gene encoding GTPase Era, which translates into the protein MSVHTPGSEAPHRAGFACFVGRPNAGKSTLTNALVGQKVAITSNRPQTTRHTVRGIVHRPDLNAQLVLVDTPGLHKPRTLLGERLNDVVRTTWAEVDVIGFCLPADQKIGPGDRFIAKELAGIKKTPKVAIVTKTDLVDSKTLAEQLIAVDRLGSELGIEWAEIVPVSAVGGRQVALLGDLLVPLLPESPPLYPEGDLTDEPEQVMVAELIREAALEGVRDELPHSIAVVVEEMLPREGRPADRPLLDIHANVYIERPSQKGIVIGPKGSRLKEVGTKSRKHIEALLGTPVFLDLHVKVAKDWQRDPKQLRRLGF